A window of the Microplitis mediator isolate UGA2020A chromosome 5, iyMicMedi2.1, whole genome shotgun sequence genome harbors these coding sequences:
- the LOC130667969 gene encoding protein tramtrack, beta isoform isoform X2: MLADINGNLTDLRSEAMTSQRFCLRWNNHQSNLLSVFDQLLHDEAFVDVTLAVEGQLLRAHKMVLSACSPYFQALFTGHPDKHPIVILKDVPYVDMRSLLDFMYRGEVSVDQDRLTAFLRVAESLRIKGLTEVNEDKCDLPNITSSLLGNQNTVPPPPPNLHRINQIGSHHHHVTQKRFHHMSSHPLLGSALTAPKRKRGRPRKLSGSSDTPIEGLAQDLQSCSATDLVQGSPEMMEMKMGIDLQSEANTGGNGNANNNNNNNNNSGSNHSASSGTPGPTTGRKDEPTENGERDTPEPVTPRIKQEPEPTPSTSAQEYTSMSESSIDKSGARDLLNSRTNSPLSTSTLESSRSTPTTLSTSNTTTTTSSNTGMTSNSNTVTTITTATTTTTTPTTTSARSASASPANRGTGSQQSANQSPYDSGNNNNNNNNNNNNNAPGAMSAPTGRQVPKRRMRRRATSQSQDPAEQLTEMSVRGLNLFRYASISEGVYQCTECAKLDIQKTFKNKYSFQRHAFLYHEGHQRKVFPCPVCGKEFSRPDKMKNHMKTVHDCFMPKDCVMPFGFFLPP; this comes from the exons ATGTTAGCGGACATTAACGGTAACCTGACGGATCTGAGAAGCGAAGCGATGACGTCGCAGAGGTTTTGTCTGCGATGGAATAACCATCAGAGCAATTTACTTTCGGTCTTTGATCAATTGCTGCACGACGAAGCTTTCGTGGATGTGACGTTGGCCGTCGAGGGCCAGTTGCTCAGGGCACATAAAATGGTCTTGTCAGCATGCAGTCCCTACTTTCAG gcTCTGTTTACAGGTCACCCTGATAAACATCCAATAGTCATTCTCAAGGATGTTCCTTATGTGGATATGCGCAGTCTCCTAGACTTTATGTACCGTGGTGAGGTGAGCGTTGATCAAGATCGGCTTACAGCCTTTCTCAGAGTTGCCGAGTCACTAAGGATAAAGGGTTTAACGGAAGTAAATGAGGATAAATGTGATTTACCAAACATAACGTCTTCATTACTTGGAAATCAAAACACAGTACCTCCACCCCCACCAAATTTACATAGAATAAACCAAATTGGgtctcatcatcatcatgtTACACAAAAAAGGTTCCATCATATGTCAAGTCATCCGCTATTAGGATCGGCACTAACTGCGCCAAAGAGAAAACGCGGAAGACCAAGGAAACTGAGTGGTTCATCAGATACACCGATCGAAGGATTGGCACAAGATTTACAATCATGCTCGGCAACAGATCTTGTCCAGGGTTCACCAGAGATGATGGAAATGAAGATGGGCATTGATCTTCAGAGTGAAGCCAATACCGGTGGTAACGGCAatgctaataataataacaataataataataacagtggTAGCAATCACTCGGCCTCATCCGGTACACCGGGACCCACTACCGGAAGAAAAGACGAGCCTACGGAAAATGGTGAACGGGATACACCAGAGCCAGTGACGCCTAGGATCAAACAAGAACCAGAACCAACGCCGAGTACTTCCGCGCAgg aaTACACATCAATGTCGGAGTCAAGTATTGATAAATCAGGAGCTCGTGATTTATTGAACAGTAGAACAAATTCTCCATTATCGACATCAACATTAGAGTCGTCGCGATCAACACCGACGACACTCTCGACATCAAATACAACAACGACAACATCAAGTAACACAGGAATGACATCGAATTCAAATACTGttacaacaataacaacagcaacaacaacaacaacaacaccCACGACAACATCAGCCCGCAGTGCCTCCGCATCACCAGCAAATAGAGGCACCGGATCCCAGCAATCGGCAAATCAGAGTCCTTATGACAGCggcaacaacaataacaacaacaacaataacaataataacaatgcaCCAGGTGCAATGTCTGCTCCAACTGGTCGGCAAGTTCCCAAACGTCGCATGCGACGAAGAGCGACTTCTCAGTCACAAGACCCAGCAGAACAACTCACGGAAATGTCCGTACGTGGGTTGAATTTATTCCGCTACGCCTCGATATCCGAGGGGGTTTATCAGTGTACTGAATGCGCAAAACTAGACATACAgaagacatttaaaaacaagtaCAGCTTCCAGCGACATGCATTCCTTTATCACGAGGGACATCAGCGGAAAGTTTTCCCCTGTCCGGTTTGTGGTAAAGAATTTTCACGgcctgataaaatgaaaaatcatatGAAAACAGTACACGATTGCTTCATGCCCAAGGATTGCGTTATGCCCTTTGGGTTCTTCCTACCGCCTTAG
- the LOC130667969 gene encoding protein tramtrack, beta isoform isoform X3, whose product MLADINGNLTDLRSEAMTSQRFCLRWNNHQSNLLSVFDQLLHDEAFVDVTLAVEGQLLRAHKMVLSACSPYFQALFTGHPDKHPIVILKDVPYVDMRSLLDFMYRGEVSVDQDRLTAFLRVAESLRIKGLTEVNEDKCDLPNITSSLLGNQNTVPPPPPNLHRINQIGSHHHHVTQKRFHHMSSHPLLGSALTAPKRKRGRPRKLSGSSDTPIEGLAQDLQSCSATDLVQGSPEMMEMKMGIDLQSEANTGGNGNANNNNNNNNNSGSNHSASSGTPGPTTGRKDEPTENGERDTPEPVTPRIKQEPEPTPSTSAQDAEESSNGSHGVGGGGGGGGGGNNSGNGGAQSPAHIRINFERCFRNEYSASLQGKSSSLGGNNDSITNQVATNEEPPNSDTESEHKVSNKEHHLMTSAIFNLVSGGESEISQSDFEGSFKVESERTEGSVRDFCVKEGDVYRCTVCHRTYTHISNFCRHYVTSHKPNVKYYPCPVCFKEFTRKDNMVAHVKIIHSLKPHMSLGSSSMGQQR is encoded by the exons ATGTTAGCGGACATTAACGGTAACCTGACGGATCTGAGAAGCGAAGCGATGACGTCGCAGAGGTTTTGTCTGCGATGGAATAACCATCAGAGCAATTTACTTTCGGTCTTTGATCAATTGCTGCACGACGAAGCTTTCGTGGATGTGACGTTGGCCGTCGAGGGCCAGTTGCTCAGGGCACATAAAATGGTCTTGTCAGCATGCAGTCCCTACTTTCAG gcTCTGTTTACAGGTCACCCTGATAAACATCCAATAGTCATTCTCAAGGATGTTCCTTATGTGGATATGCGCAGTCTCCTAGACTTTATGTACCGTGGTGAGGTGAGCGTTGATCAAGATCGGCTTACAGCCTTTCTCAGAGTTGCCGAGTCACTAAGGATAAAGGGTTTAACGGAAGTAAATGAGGATAAATGTGATTTACCAAACATAACGTCTTCATTACTTGGAAATCAAAACACAGTACCTCCACCCCCACCAAATTTACATAGAATAAACCAAATTGGgtctcatcatcatcatgtTACACAAAAAAGGTTCCATCATATGTCAAGTCATCCGCTATTAGGATCGGCACTAACTGCGCCAAAGAGAAAACGCGGAAGACCAAGGAAACTGAGTGGTTCATCAGATACACCGATCGAAGGATTGGCACAAGATTTACAATCATGCTCGGCAACAGATCTTGTCCAGGGTTCACCAGAGATGATGGAAATGAAGATGGGCATTGATCTTCAGAGTGAAGCCAATACCGGTGGTAACGGCAatgctaataataataacaataataataataacagtggTAGCAATCACTCGGCCTCATCCGGTACACCGGGACCCACTACCGGAAGAAAAGACGAGCCTACGGAAAATGGTGAACGGGATACACCAGAGCCAGTGACGCCTAGGATCAAACAAGAACCAGAACCAACGCCGAGTACTTCCGCGCAgg ACGCGGAGGAGTCGTCGAACGGAAGCCATGGTgttggtggtggtggtggtggcggCGGCGGCGGTAATAATAGTGGTAACGGTGGTGCTCAATCACCAGCACACATACGTATCAACTTTGAGCGATGCTTTCGCAATGAATACAGCGCAAGTTTGCAAGGAAAATCATCATCTCTGGGGGGTAATAATGACAGCATTACAAATCAAGTTGCCACAAATGAAGAACCGCCAAATTCAGACACCGAGTCTGAGCATAAAGTCTCAAATAAAGAGCACCATTTAATGACCAGTGCCATATTCAATCTTGTCAGCGGCGGTGAGTCTGAAATCAGCCAAAGTGACTTCGAGGGATCGTTTAAAGTTGAAAGTGAAAGAACCGAAGGTTCTGTTCGCGATTTTTGCGTTAAAGAGGGTGATGTTTATCGGTGTACTGTTTGCCATCGCACTTACACacatataagtaatttttgcCGTCACTATGTAACATCGCACAAACCTAATGTCAAATACTATCCATGTCCGGTTTGTTTCAAAGAGTTTACGCGTAAGGATAATATGGTGGCTCATGTTAAAATAATCCATAGTTTAAAGCCACATATGAGTTTAGGCAGCTCTAGTATGGGCCAGCAACGGTAG